A genomic segment from Triticum dicoccoides isolate Atlit2015 ecotype Zavitan chromosome 1A, WEW_v2.0, whole genome shotgun sequence encodes:
- the LOC119355037 gene encoding uncharacterized protein LOC119355037 has protein sequence MATETEPTAAPRLLLGPPLIRAARPSPDSSAAATGDASHPFLDLLDAAFNAPSPAALKPRRALTENCSATYANSGNPCLDLFFQVVPDTPADRVRQLLAAAWAQDAPTALRLACNLRGVRGTGKSDKEGFYAAALWMHEHHPRTLACNVAALAEFGYLKDFPELLFRLLRGPDVRALAKAGAEADKARRKAKGLATQREGLRARLAGRKRARELAPVPPKATFGDFLSAALSKAGKGSKPVEIVLVQEPAEVQKPEAMEVDQKKTTAASKPRRMSKKVRTVAKLAVQSLETYYGDRAYRFLFDAVADFFAALLTSDLEQLASGGKKRKIGLAAKWCPTPGSSFDRTTLLCEAIARRLFPRDSDPELTQLSDEHYAYHALHRLRRKVLVPLRKVLELPEVYMSAQRWSELPYTRVASVAMRRYKFLFKKHDEERFDKYLEDVEAGKAKIAAGALLPHEIAAAAYRGQDDNVSELQWRRMVDDLRSKGSLRNCISVCDVSASMSGTPMEVCIALGVLTSELSEEPWAGKVITFSENPEIHLIKGKTLRQKMDFVRHMHWGGSTNFQGVFDQILRTAVEVSLAPEKMIRTVFVYSDMEFNMASGSAYAYYYSRRESVPWETDYEVICKKFRDAGYGDVVPQIIFWNLRDSKSTPVTSTQPGVAMVSGFSKNFLKIFLKNDGVVNPEAIMMEAIAGEEYQKLVVYD, from the coding sequence ATGGCGACCGAGACGGAGCCCACCGCGGCGCCGCGCCTCCTCCTGGGCCCGCCCCTGATCCGCGCCGCGCGCCCGTCCCCtgactcctccgccgccgccaccggcgacGCGTCGCACCCgttcctcgacctcctcgacgcggcCTTCAACGCGCCGTCGCCGGCGGCGCTCAAGCCGCGGAGGGCGCTCACGGAGAACTGCTCCGCCACGTACGCCAACTCGGGCAACCCCTGCCTCGACCTCTTCTTCCAGGTGGTCCCCGACACGCCCGCGGACCGCGTGCGccagctcctcgccgccgcctgggCGCAGGACGCGCCCACGGCGCTCCGCCTCGCCTGCAACCTCCGCGGCGTGCGCGGCACCGGCAAGTCGGACAAGGAGGGCTTCTACGCCGCCGCGCTCTGGATGCACGAGCACCACCCGCGCACGCTCGCCTGCAACGTCGCCGCGCTCGCCGAGTTCGGCTACCTCAAGGACTTCCCCGAGCTGCTGTTCCGCCTCCTCCGCGGCCCCGACGTGCGCGCGCTCGCCAAGGCCGGCGCCGAGGCCGACAAGGCGCGCAGGAAGGCCAAGGGCCTCGCCACGCAGCGGGAGGGCTTGCGGGCTAGGCTCGCCGGCCGCAAGCGCGCCCGCGAGCTGGCACCCGTGCCGCCCAAGGCCACCTTCGGCGACTTCCTCTCCGCCGCGCTCTCCAAGGCCGGCAAGGGCAGCAAGCCCGTGGAGATTGTCCtggtccaggagcccgcggaggtgcAGAAACCCGAAGCGATGGAGGTGGACCAGaagaagacgacggcggcgagTAAGCCGCGGCGGATGTCGAAGAAGGTACGCACGGTTGCCAAGCTCGCCGTGCAGTCGCTGGAGACGTACTACGGCGACCGTGCCTACCGCTTCCTGTTCGACGCCGTCGCCGACTTCTTCGCCGCGCTCCTCACCTCAGACCTCGAGCAGCTGGCCTCCGGCGGTAAAAAGCGGAAGATCGGGCTCGCCGCCAAGTGGTGCCCCACGCCAGGCTCGTCCTTCGACCGCACCACTCTGCTCTGCGAGGCCATCGCCCGCCGCCTCTTCCCGCGCGACTCGGACCCCGAGCTCACCCAGCTCTCGGACGAGCACTACGCGTACCACGCCCTACACCGCCTCCGCCGCAAGGTGCTCGTGCCGCTGCGCAAGGTGCTGGAGCTCCCGGAGGTGTACATGAGCGCGCAGCGGTGGTCGGAGCTGCCCTACACCCGCGTCGCCTCGGTGGCCATGCGGCGCTACAAGTTCCTCTTCAAGAAGCACGACGAGGAGCGCTTCGACAAGTACCTGGAGGACGTGGAGGCTGGCAAGGCCAAGATCGCGGCGGGCGCGCTCCTGCCGCACGAGATCGCCGCGGCCGCCTACCGCGGCCAGGATGACAATGTGTCGGAGCTGCAGTGGCgccgcatggtggacgacctccGTTCCAAAGGGTCGCTGCGCAACTGCATCTCGGTCTGCGACGTGTCCGCGAGCATGAGCGGCACCCCGATGGAGGTGTGCATCGCGCTGGGCGTGCTCACCTCGGAGCTCAGCGAGGAGCCGTGGGCCGGCAAGGTGATCACCTTCAGCGAGAACCCGGAGATTCACCTGATCAAGGGCAAGACCCTCCGCCAGAAGATGGACTTCGTGCGGCACATGCACTGGGGCGGGAGCACCAACTTCCAGGGGGTGTTCGACCAGATCCTCCGCACGGCAGTGGAGGTGAGTCTGGCGCCGGAGAAGATGATCAGGACCGTGTTCGTGTACAGCGACATGGAGTTCAATATGGCGTCGGGGAGCGCCTACGCCTACTACTACAGCCGGCGGGAGTCTGTTCCGTGGGAGACTGACTACGAGGTGATCTGCAAGAAGTTCAGGGACGCTGGCTACGGCGACGTGGTGCCCCAGATCATCTTCTGGAACCTGCGCGACTCGAAGTCGACGCCGGTGACGTCGACCCAGCCGGGGGTGGCCATGGTGAGCGGCTTCTCCAAGAACTTCCTCAAGATCTTTCTGaagaacgacggcgtggtgaacCCTGAGGCCATCATGATGGAAGCCATCGCCGGCGAAGAGTACCAGAAGCTCGTCGTCTACGACTAG